The following proteins come from a genomic window of Sulfitobacter indolifex:
- a CDS encoding ABC transporter permease produces the protein MIPTIPQSRSFRILYGGYVALFFLYLALPLTVVAVFAFNDSQFPSLPWEGFTWNWFFGEERPQIGVFHERGILRSVGTSAFVALCVAIMSVCVGTTNAFLFNRYEFRGKGFLYVLMLLPLVIPGIVLGISVLVFSSTLANGVWDMAQIDIQALRPGLLLVILGQFSFITTIATLVISARLQKFDRTLEEAALNLGADRLTAVRTITLPFLAPAMIGAVVVAFLMSFENFNTTLMLVGSDAPLTIAMFDRLKEGSTPLLNAVSLLLMLGSSLLALMLILFQKRG, from the coding sequence ATGATCCCGACAATCCCGCAATCGCGCAGCTTTCGCATCCTCTATGGTGGCTATGTGGCGCTGTTCTTTCTCTATCTGGCCCTGCCGCTGACCGTGGTCGCGGTCTTTGCCTTTAACGACAGTCAGTTCCCCTCTCTCCCGTGGGAGGGGTTCACGTGGAACTGGTTCTTTGGCGAGGAGCGCCCGCAGATCGGCGTCTTTCATGAACGCGGCATTCTGCGGTCGGTCGGCACCTCGGCATTTGTGGCGCTTTGCGTGGCGATCATGTCGGTCTGCGTTGGCACGACGAACGCCTTTTTGTTCAACCGCTATGAGTTTCGCGGCAAGGGGTTTCTCTATGTGCTGATGCTGCTGCCGCTGGTGATCCCCGGCATCGTACTGGGCATCTCGGTTCTGGTGTTCTCATCCACGCTGGCCAATGGCGTCTGGGACATGGCGCAGATCGACATTCAGGCGCTGCGCCCCGGTCTATTGTTGGTGATCCTTGGGCAGTTCAGCTTTATCACCACCATCGCCACGCTCGTCATCTCGGCCCGCTTGCAGAAGTTTGACCGCACGCTGGAAGAGGCAGCACTGAACCTTGGCGCGGATCGTTTGACGGCTGTGCGCACGATCACGCTGCCGTTTCTCGCGCCTGCGATGATTGGGGCGGTCGTGGTGGCGTTTCTCATGAGCTTTGAGAACTTCAACACCACGCTGATGCTGGTAGGCTCTGACGCGCCGCTGACCATTGCCATGTTCGACCGGTTGAAAGAGGGCTCGACCCCCCTGTTGAACGCCGTGTCGCTGCTGTTGATGCTAGGCTCATCGCTTTTGGCGCTGATGCTGATCCTGTTTCAAAAACGGGGATGA
- a CDS encoding extracellular solute-binding protein, translated as MTRTILLAGTMLAGLASVAHADTLRLLTWGGYAPEDVVAKFEEETGHTVEVTKSNNEEMIAKLRATGGGGFDLAQPSQDRIMGPQMEFGIYKPIDVSKLNKDLFITSMLDATMGNTTVNGDVYGVPHVWGTSGLVINTAEAGETVKDYTDLCAPEVAGKVSYRLKRPTLIGFAFAMGEDPFAAYGDEAKYAEIMGKVEAKLIECKANVKTYWGGGDELMNLLRSGEVTASMAWDTGGWKLNDDNADLTFVAPASGALGWIDTFVLPAKGQADDVAYEWINFVMQPEIAAMITAAAGNFTASAGADEFAEDSLKAKYQASFPQEAIDNIKWYPPVPAGLETIEGEVLDRVQAAN; from the coding sequence ATGACACGAACCATTTTGCTGGCCGGCACCATGCTGGCGGGGCTCGCTTCCGTGGCCCACGCCGACACGCTGCGTCTTTTGACATGGGGCGGCTACGCACCTGAGGACGTGGTCGCGAAATTCGAAGAAGAGACCGGCCATACCGTCGAAGTGACGAAATCCAACAACGAAGAAATGATCGCCAAGCTGCGCGCGACGGGCGGTGGTGGTTTCGACCTCGCTCAGCCGTCGCAAGACCGCATCATGGGCCCGCAGATGGAGTTCGGCATCTACAAGCCGATTGATGTCTCGAAGCTGAACAAAGATCTGTTCATTACCTCCATGCTCGACGCGACGATGGGCAACACCACCGTGAACGGCGACGTCTACGGTGTGCCGCATGTCTGGGGCACCTCTGGTCTGGTGATAAACACCGCCGAAGCGGGCGAGACGGTCAAGGATTACACCGACCTCTGCGCGCCGGAAGTGGCGGGCAAAGTCTCTTACCGTCTCAAACGTCCGACGCTGATCGGTTTTGCTTTCGCCATGGGCGAAGACCCCTTCGCCGCCTATGGCGACGAAGCCAAATACGCCGAGATCATGGGCAAGGTCGAAGCCAAGCTGATCGAATGCAAAGCGAACGTCAAAACCTACTGGGGTGGCGGTGATGAGCTGATGAACCTGCTGCGCTCGGGCGAAGTGACCGCGTCGATGGCATGGGACACCGGCGGTTGGAAGCTGAACGACGACAACGCTGACCTGACCTTCGTGGCCCCGGCTTCGGGTGCTTTGGGCTGGATCGACACATTCGTTCTGCCCGCCAAAGGCCAGGCCGACGATGTGGCCTATGAGTGGATCAACTTTGTCATGCAGCCCGAAATCGCGGCGATGATCACCGCAGCGGCGGGCAACTTCACCGCCTCTGCAGGCGCAGATGAGTTCGCCGAAGACAGCCTGAAAGCCAAGTATCAGGCCAGCTTCCCGCAAGAGGCGATCGACAACATCAAATGGTATCCGCCGGTGCCCGCCGGTCTGGAAACGATCGAAGGCGAAGTGCTGGACCGCGTTCAAGCTGCCAACTGA
- a CDS encoding ribonuclease activity regulator RraA yields MSEYNLSDETRDKLRKVSTASVATALYKRGLRNQFVQGVTPVERKAVTMVGQAFTLRYIPAREDRNPITVFRNRDHKQRVAVETCPEGHVLVMDARKDCRAATAGSILITRLQQRGVAGVVSDGGVRDAAGIGALDMPAYFARPSAPTNLTLHEAIDINVPISCGDAAVFPGDVMLGDGDGVMVIPAHLADEIAAECIEMEAYEDFVLEQVNAGAGIIGLYPGTDDESIVKFNAWREQKGR; encoded by the coding sequence ATGAGCGAATATAACTTGTCAGACGAAACCCGCGACAAATTGCGCAAGGTGTCGACGGCCTCCGTGGCCACGGCGCTTTACAAACGTGGGCTGCGCAACCAGTTCGTGCAGGGTGTTACCCCGGTCGAGCGTAAGGCGGTGACCATGGTCGGTCAGGCCTTTACCCTGCGCTACATTCCGGCGCGCGAAGATCGCAATCCGATTACTGTGTTCCGCAACCGCGACCACAAACAGCGCGTCGCCGTCGAAACCTGCCCTGAAGGCCATGTCCTGGTGATGGACGCGCGCAAGGACTGTCGCGCGGCGACGGCGGGCTCAATCCTTATTACCCGGTTGCAGCAACGCGGCGTCGCAGGCGTGGTTTCCGATGGCGGTGTGCGCGACGCGGCTGGCATTGGCGCGCTTGACATGCCCGCCTATTTTGCCCGGCCCTCGGCCCCTACGAACCTGACCCTGCACGAGGCGATCGACATCAACGTGCCGATTTCCTGCGGCGATGCGGCGGTCTTTCCCGGTGATGTGATGCTGGGCGATGGCGATGGCGTCATGGTCATCCCGGCGCATCTTGCCGACGAAATCGCAGCGGAATGCATTGAAATGGAAGCCTATGAGGATTTCGTCCTTGAGCAGGTCAACGCTGGGGCCGGGATTATCGGTCTTTACCCGGGAACCGACGACGAGAGCATCGTGAAATTTAACGCATGGCGCGAACAGAAAGGCCGATAA
- a CDS encoding tripartite tricarboxylate transporter permease codes for MDFIILVFSSFSLLADPVNFTYVILGFVIGTIFAAIPGLTATLAMALLLPLTYTLSVETALMACASIYMAGMCGGSITATTINIPGAPSSMMTALDGYPMQQQGKGALALGHAALGSMFGGAVGALLLIALAPFVAELSLYVKTTGKFSLLAFALIVVVIAQRGRIPQAGLAACIGLMLATVGLDAMEPITRFTYGYSSLTAGIDLMPVIIGTFAIAEVLTQASARTDITAAAAAAGKVKIRRRDFLPPWSDIRKIGFGCYFKSCLIGYFVGTLPGAGGSMGSFLAYTETVRTSTEPETFGKGNPKGIAASESANNAVCGGAMVPMLTFGIPGDPITAIMLGVLVINGIQPGPQLMTDQAGLIAPMLAALLFSAVVLIPLTLWLIGPYFIKIVSVRKDVLYAVIALLAVVGSYVATYSTFQMFMALAMGVLAFYLRRNGFPVITMLLGYILGPNLEEFLRRSLALSNGDPTTFFTNPDSLFFVALTLVFVYFLVIRTPTKKPAVVNSKS; via the coding sequence ATGGATTTCATCATCCTCGTATTCAGCAGCTTTTCCCTGCTGGCCGATCCGGTCAACTTTACTTATGTGATCCTTGGCTTTGTCATCGGCACGATCTTTGCCGCCATTCCGGGGCTGACCGCGACACTGGCGATGGCGCTCTTGCTGCCCCTCACCTACACACTTAGCGTTGAGACCGCGCTGATGGCCTGTGCCAGTATCTATATGGCCGGCATGTGCGGCGGGTCTATCACCGCGACCACGATCAATATCCCCGGCGCACCATCCTCAATGATGACCGCGCTCGACGGCTATCCGATGCAGCAGCAAGGCAAAGGCGCGCTGGCGCTCGGCCACGCGGCACTCGGCTCCATGTTCGGCGGTGCCGTGGGTGCGCTTTTGTTGATCGCACTTGCGCCCTTCGTGGCCGAACTGTCGCTTTACGTCAAAACCACGGGCAAGTTCTCTCTCTTGGCCTTTGCTTTGATCGTTGTCGTGATTGCGCAACGGGGACGCATCCCGCAAGCCGGTCTTGCGGCTTGCATTGGCCTGATGCTGGCGACGGTCGGGCTTGATGCGATGGAGCCGATCACCCGCTTTACCTATGGCTATTCCAGCCTCACGGCTGGGATCGATCTGATGCCCGTCATCATCGGCACCTTCGCCATTGCCGAAGTGCTGACCCAAGCAAGCGCGCGCACGGATATCACTGCCGCCGCCGCAGCCGCCGGTAAGGTCAAGATCCGTCGCCGTGACTTCCTGCCGCCATGGTCGGACATCCGCAAAATCGGGTTCGGTTGTTACTTTAAATCCTGCCTGATTGGTTATTTCGTCGGCACGTTGCCGGGTGCGGGCGGCTCGATGGGATCGTTCCTCGCCTATACCGAAACCGTGCGCACCTCGACGGAGCCTGAGACCTTTGGCAAGGGCAACCCAAAGGGCATCGCCGCCTCTGAAAGCGCCAACAATGCGGTCTGTGGTGGCGCCATGGTGCCGATGCTGACCTTTGGTATTCCCGGCGATCCGATCACCGCGATTATGCTAGGCGTGCTGGTGATTAACGGCATTCAACCCGGACCGCAGTTGATGACCGATCAAGCGGGGCTTATTGCGCCGATGCTGGCCGCCTTGTTGTTCAGCGCGGTGGTACTGATCCCCCTAACGTTGTGGCTGATTGGGCCATACTTCATCAAAATCGTCTCGGTCCGTAAGGATGTGCTTTATGCGGTGATCGCGCTTTTGGCGGTCGTGGGCAGCTATGTCGCCACCTACTCGACCTTCCAGATGTTCATGGCGCTGGCGATGGGGGTTCTGGCCTTCTATCTGCGCCGCAACGGTTTTCCGGTCATCACCATGCTGCTGGGGTATATCCTTGGGCCAAATCTGGAAGAATTCCTGCGCCGCTCGCTGGCGCTGTCGAACGGGGATCCGACGACCTTTTTCACCAATCCCGACAGCCTGTTCTTTGTCGCGCTGACGCTGGTGTTCGTCTACTTCTTGGTGATCCGCACGCCGACAAAGAAGCCAGCTGTCGTCAATAGCAAGTCGTAA
- a CDS encoding ABC transporter ATP-binding protein — MTPDLECVDLVKRFGDTTAVNNVSFTVPPGSFFSILGPSGCGKTTIMRMIAGFLDPTSGDIRIKGGSVLDTPPNKRPVNMVFQHLALFPMMTIAENIGYGLRRRGMPKPEIARKVDEALDRIGLPGIGTRKVDELSGGQKQRVAIARCMVLEPDVLLLDEPLGALDLKLREHMKVELKSLQAAFDTTFVYITHDQSEALVMSDQIAVMSNGQFEQVGKGQDLYYRPETPFVAGFIGESNRWKGRIERVEGDALQLRTDSGLAMRATGAGLAQGARAEIFVRPESIRLAASADALSGFDNQLTGTVTSLLFNGAASRVLVQDDVGETLEVTLPQSGEFSSLQRGDAVHIGWGAGQATCFGAA; from the coding sequence ATGACCCCAGATCTGGAATGCGTCGACCTCGTGAAGCGGTTCGGCGATACCACCGCTGTTAACAACGTCTCCTTCACGGTGCCGCCGGGCAGTTTCTTCTCCATCCTCGGGCCTTCGGGCTGCGGCAAGACGACGATCATGCGGATGATCGCGGGGTTTCTTGACCCGACCTCGGGCGACATTCGGATCAAGGGCGGATCGGTGCTCGACACGCCACCGAACAAGCGCCCGGTGAACATGGTGTTCCAACATCTGGCGCTTTTCCCGATGATGACGATTGCCGAGAATATCGGCTATGGCCTGCGCCGCCGTGGCATGCCTAAACCCGAGATCGCGCGCAAAGTTGATGAGGCGCTGGACCGGATCGGCCTGCCGGGGATCGGCACGCGCAAGGTGGATGAGCTTTCGGGCGGGCAGAAACAGCGGGTCGCCATCGCGCGCTGCATGGTGCTGGAGCCTGATGTGCTGCTGCTGGATGAGCCGCTGGGCGCGCTGGACCTGAAGCTGCGCGAGCATATGAAGGTTGAGCTGAAATCGCTGCAAGCCGCCTTTGACACGACATTCGTCTATATCACCCACGACCAGTCCGAAGCGCTTGTGATGTCCGACCAGATCGCCGTCATGAGCAATGGCCAGTTTGAGCAGGTCGGCAAGGGGCAAGACCTCTACTACCGCCCCGAGACGCCCTTCGTCGCGGGCTTCATCGGGGAATCGAACCGCTGGAAGGGCCGGATTGAGCGGGTTGAGGGCGACGCGCTGCAACTGCGCACCGACAGCGGGTTGGCGATGCGCGCCACGGGGGCGGGTCTTGCCCAAGGGGCGCGGGCCGAGATTTTCGTGCGGCCCGAATCCATTCGGCTGGCCGCCAGTGCCGATGCGCTCTCAGGCTTCGACAATCAACTGACGGGCACTGTCACCAGCCTGCTGTTCAACGGCGCGGCTTCGCGTGTGTTGGTGCAGGATGACGTGGGTGAAACGCTTGAAGTCACGCTGCCGCAGTCGGGAGAATTCTCAAGTCTGCAACGCGGCGATGCGGTGCATATCGGCTGGGGTGCGGGGCAGGCGACCTGCTTTGGGGCCGCCTGA
- a CDS encoding FadR/GntR family transcriptional regulator, which yields MSETRRPSLADQVYDQLLTKILEEEYPVHSRLPTEEMLAESFGVSRPVVRGALSRLRDDGIVQSRRGSGSYVLRRPDRELISFVPLESVSDVQRCYEFRIDVEGAAAAWAARRRDDEDLAAMDAAYLLMEQTYQQNALGVDADQSLHLAIARGAKNPFFSSVLESLSEQIAYGVRLSRSLTLLDAPVRQELVLAEHRAVLEAIRLKQPDVAQATMRHHITAAKDRMFVDAQED from the coding sequence TTGTCAGAGACACGTCGCCCCTCACTGGCAGATCAAGTGTACGATCAGCTCCTGACAAAGATCCTCGAAGAGGAATATCCGGTACACAGCCGACTACCGACCGAAGAAATGCTGGCCGAGAGCTTTGGCGTGTCGCGACCCGTTGTGCGCGGGGCGCTGTCGCGACTTAGAGACGATGGCATCGTGCAATCACGGCGTGGGTCGGGCAGCTATGTTCTGCGCCGTCCCGACCGCGAATTGATTAGCTTCGTACCGCTGGAGTCGGTTTCAGACGTTCAACGCTGCTATGAGTTTCGCATTGATGTCGAAGGTGCCGCCGCCGCTTGGGCGGCACGGCGCCGCGATGATGAGGATCTGGCCGCGATGGATGCGGCCTATCTTTTGATGGAACAGACCTATCAGCAAAACGCTCTTGGCGTTGATGCGGATCAAAGCTTGCATTTGGCAATTGCCCGTGGCGCCAAGAACCCGTTTTTCTCGTCTGTGCTGGAATCTTTGAGCGAGCAAATTGCCTATGGCGTTAGGCTGTCGCGTTCACTCACCCTTCTGGACGCCCCCGTCCGGCAAGAGCTGGTGTTGGCAGAGCATCGCGCGGTACTCGAGGCGATCCGCCTAAAGCAACCCGACGTGGCACAGGCCACAATGCGCCACCATATCACCGCCGCAAAGGACCGGATGTTTGTGGATGCGCAAGAGGACTAA
- a CDS encoding tripartite tricarboxylate transporter TctB family protein: MLLNRQLVFLYVTLAVSVGYLVTALSLGAPIADNGLTPAFFPILVGCAAIVFCSILIVQALRVPPETAPQTDAADEERSYTHVWVVVAIFFYIVAFRTLGYFLSSGLFVFALILLFSKFEKLVLKAVISAAIVGVAFVMFQQLFGVRLPTLWG; the protein is encoded by the coding sequence ATGCTTTTAAACAGGCAATTGGTATTTCTGTATGTCACTCTTGCAGTGTCTGTTGGCTATTTGGTGACGGCGCTCAGCTTGGGCGCACCGATCGCCGACAACGGGCTGACGCCGGCCTTTTTTCCGATCCTTGTAGGCTGTGCGGCGATTGTTTTTTGCAGCATCCTCATTGTGCAAGCGCTGCGGGTCCCGCCCGAGACTGCGCCCCAGACCGATGCCGCGGACGAGGAGCGCAGCTACACCCATGTTTGGGTGGTGGTGGCGATTTTCTTCTACATCGTCGCTTTCAGAACTTTGGGCTATTTCCTGTCGTCGGGCCTGTTCGTCTTTGCACTGATCCTGCTGTTTTCAAAGTTCGAAAAGCTGGTCCTCAAGGCTGTCATATCGGCGGCGATCGTTGGGGTCGCCTTTGTCATGTTTCAACAATTGTTCGGGGTTCGCCTCCCGACACTGTGGGGTTAA
- a CDS encoding c-type cytochrome, giving the protein MKKRSSLIAPLGLLLLTACTEDTIAGPNAVQNGQEIYAKECSACHGAQGRGSGPASYDLGVAPPDLAGLQRRNDGYFPREFVRRFIMGRLEKDDPASPMPDFSQVGLRHVYPNGGANGEVLETDFADLLDYLEAIQE; this is encoded by the coding sequence ATGAAAAAACGCTCCTCCCTCATCGCTCCGCTCGGTCTCCTGCTCCTGACCGCTTGCACCGAAGACACCATCGCCGGACCCAATGCGGTTCAGAACGGGCAGGAAATTTACGCGAAGGAATGTTCCGCATGCCATGGCGCGCAAGGCAGAGGATCTGGACCTGCGTCTTATGACCTAGGTGTGGCGCCGCCTGATTTGGCGGGACTTCAGCGGCGCAATGACGGCTATTTCCCCCGCGAGTTCGTTCGCCGCTTCATCATGGGGCGCCTTGAGAAAGACGACCCGGCGTCTCCGATGCCGGACTTTTCTCAGGTCGGCCTGCGGCATGTTTATCCGAACGGCGGGGCCAATGGCGAAGTACTGGAGACCGATTTTGCTGACCTGCTCGACTATCTCGAAGCGATCCAAGAATAG
- a CDS encoding Bug family tripartite tricarboxylate transporter substrate binding protein, producing MFYKSLKTTLGVALGAAILGTSVAAQDFPMRDIRLIVPWPAGGGADAISRKISNLAEQDLPKSIYVENIAGAVTATGLIQMTNARPDGHTVGVLTYDSVITLPRGQMVPGYSLDNMKPIARITSEADAIVVSKHSGIESYEDLIARAKENPGEVRVGVAPKGSGPYLSVMQLEKLLDVDFNVITYAGSSSAEAEALLSGELDAAISSLGDFSGILASGDAKGVVELTGVQNATYTDVPTLKSKGHDLQTGSFIVLAAPANTPDEAVETLETTFKTAYDSAEFQDWLAQIGVTADWLGSGEVNAWIDELQTKTFTLMDELEL from the coding sequence ATGTTTTACAAAAGCTTGAAAACCACCCTTGGTGTTGCGCTTGGCGCAGCCATCCTTGGCACATCCGTCGCGGCGCAGGACTTTCCAATGCGCGACATTCGCCTGATCGTCCCTTGGCCCGCCGGCGGCGGCGCCGACGCGATCTCGCGCAAAATCAGCAACCTTGCCGAGCAGGACTTGCCGAAATCGATCTATGTGGAAAACATCGCCGGTGCGGTTACCGCGACGGGCCTGATCCAGATGACGAACGCACGCCCCGATGGGCATACCGTCGGTGTGCTGACCTATGACAGCGTCATCACCCTGCCCCGCGGCCAAATGGTGCCGGGCTATTCGCTCGACAATATGAAGCCAATCGCGCGCATCACCTCTGAGGCTGATGCGATTGTCGTCTCCAAACATTCGGGGATTGAGAGCTACGAAGACCTAATCGCCCGTGCCAAAGAGAACCCTGGCGAAGTGCGTGTCGGCGTGGCTCCCAAAGGCTCCGGCCCCTACCTTTCGGTGATGCAGCTGGAAAAACTGCTTGATGTGGATTTCAACGTCATCACCTATGCAGGCTCGTCCAGTGCCGAAGCCGAGGCGTTGCTCTCGGGCGAGTTGGATGCGGCCATCTCGAGCCTTGGTGACTTTAGCGGCATCCTAGCCTCTGGCGACGCCAAAGGTGTGGTCGAACTGACGGGCGTGCAGAACGCCACCTACACCGATGTGCCGACGCTGAAATCCAAGGGCCACGACTTGCAGACCGGCAGCTTCATTGTACTCGCAGCACCGGCTAACACGCCGGACGAGGCGGTCGAGACGCTGGAGACCACGTTCAAGACAGCCTATGACAGCGCGGAATTCCAAGACTGGCTGGCACAGATTGGCGTGACAGCCGATTGGCTGGGTTCTGGCGAAGTCAACGCTTGGATCGACGAGCTGCAGACCAAGACGTTCACGCTGATGGACGAACTGGAATTGTAA
- a CDS encoding aldehyde dehydrogenase (NADP(+)), which yields MTFTPHGDHLIAGKRVSAEAKFSSSPARGDAFEYSAGSPELIAEACEAAHKAFRAFAATSREERAVLLETIADEIDARGEQITEIGTAETGLPEARLQGERGRTTGQLRLFATHIRDGAYLDRRHDTALPDRQPLPRPDLRMMQRPIGPVAVFGASNFPLAFSTAGGDTAAALAAGCPVVVKGHSAHPGTGEIVGDAIVAALSKLGMDGGIFSFVQGGSRAVGEALVTDPRIKAVGFTGSLGGGRALFDLCAKRPEPIPFFGELGSVNPMFVLPQAAAARGADLGTGWAASLTMGAGQFCTNPGIAIVVDGPEADAFVTAASDGLKAVAAQTMLTDGMADAYRSGARRVSEGAGVKSLLTTACEGRSAAPYLFEVSAEDWTANEELSEEVFGPLGLVIRVRNADEMQTVAAGFKGQLTATLQMDEGDTDLARALLPVLEQMAGRVLANGFPTGVEVADTMVHGGPYPASTNFGATSVGTLSIRRFLRPVCYQNLPEALLPADLQAD from the coding sequence ATGACATTCACCCCACATGGCGACCACCTGATTGCTGGCAAGCGCGTGAGTGCTGAGGCGAAATTCTCTTCCTCTCCAGCCCGTGGCGACGCCTTTGAATATTCCGCCGGTTCGCCAGAGCTGATCGCCGAGGCCTGCGAGGCCGCGCATAAAGCGTTCCGGGCATTTGCTGCAACTTCGCGCGAAGAGCGCGCAGTGCTGCTGGAAACCATCGCCGACGAGATCGATGCGCGCGGTGAGCAAATCACCGAGATTGGCACAGCCGAAACCGGTCTGCCCGAAGCCCGGCTTCAGGGTGAGCGTGGGCGCACCACGGGCCAGCTGCGGTTGTTCGCGACCCATATCCGCGATGGCGCCTACCTTGACCGTCGTCACGATACGGCGCTGCCAGACCGTCAGCCGTTGCCCCGCCCTGATCTGCGCATGATGCAGCGGCCCATCGGCCCGGTTGCTGTGTTTGGCGCGTCCAACTTCCCGCTGGCCTTTTCGACCGCTGGTGGTGACACCGCCGCGGCATTGGCGGCGGGTTGTCCGGTTGTTGTCAAAGGCCACTCCGCGCACCCCGGCACTGGCGAGATCGTCGGCGATGCCATTGTTGCGGCACTGTCCAAGCTCGGCATGGACGGCGGCATCTTCAGCTTTGTGCAGGGCGGCAGCCGTGCAGTTGGCGAAGCGCTTGTGACCGATCCCCGGATCAAAGCCGTTGGCTTCACCGGCAGCCTTGGCGGCGGGCGCGCATTGTTTGACCTCTGCGCCAAACGGCCCGAGCCGATCCCGTTCTTTGGCGAGTTGGGCAGTGTAAACCCGATGTTCGTACTGCCGCAGGCCGCCGCCGCCCGGGGTGCCGACCTTGGCACGGGCTGGGCTGCAAGCCTGACCATGGGCGCGGGCCAATTCTGCACCAATCCCGGCATCGCGATCGTGGTGGACGGGCCAGAAGCGGATGCATTTGTGACCGCCGCCAGCGATGGTCTGAAAGCCGTGGCCGCCCAAACCATGCTGACCGATGGGATGGCTGATGCTTATCGCAGCGGCGCGCGCCGGGTGTCTGAGGGCGCGGGTGTGAAATCGTTGTTGACCACCGCCTGCGAAGGCCGCTCTGCCGCGCCGTATCTGTTTGAGGTTTCAGCCGAAGATTGGACAGCAAACGAAGAGCTTTCGGAAGAAGTCTTTGGCCCATTGGGTCTGGTGATCCGGGTTAGAAACGCGGATGAGATGCAGACCGTTGCTGCCGGCTTTAAGGGTCAATTGACCGCGACCTTGCAAATGGACGAGGGCGACACCGATCTGGCGCGCGCGCTTTTGCCGGTGCTTGAACAGATGGCCGGGCGCGTATTGGCCAATGGCTTTCCCACCGGGGTCGAAGTGGCCGACACTATGGTGCATGGCGGGCCATATCCGGCATCGACCAACTTTGGTGCAACGTCGGTCGGCACCCTGTCGATTCGCCGGTTCTTGCGCCCGGTTTGCTACCAAAACCTGCCTGAGGCGCTGTTGCCAGCCGATCTTCAGGCAGATTGA
- a CDS encoding ABC transporter permease: MRSQSRITFYLLLTPLVLWLGLLIIIPHIDMLLISLRERISFGVYETSLAQYEKALTEPLYLRTFWRTAVMSVLATALTLLIAFPVSYYIAKMAKGRLQQVLFLLCLIPFYVSELVRTFGWMILLRETGLVSNLLQWVGLADRPVEMLYTDATMMVGLVYTSMLFMVVPLVTTLESLDDSVIEAGYDLGGSGLSVLREIIIPHAMPGIVSGCIVVFMLSLGNYLTPTMLGGKDSLWFTEMIYNQFIVRSNWELGAAFGFMLLLLSSVIVWGMLWLTGRTLKETMG, from the coding sequence ATGCGCAGCCAATCCCGAATTACATTCTACCTGCTGCTGACGCCTTTGGTGCTTTGGCTGGGTCTGCTCATCATCATCCCGCATATCGACATGCTGCTGATTTCGCTGCGCGAACGGATCAGCTTTGGCGTCTATGAAACCAGCTTAGCGCAATATGAAAAGGCGCTGACCGAACCGCTCTACCTACGCACCTTTTGGCGCACGGCGGTGATGTCGGTGCTGGCCACGGCGCTGACGCTGCTGATCGCCTTTCCAGTGTCTTATTACATTGCCAAGATGGCGAAGGGGCGCTTGCAACAGGTGCTTTTCCTGCTCTGCCTGATCCCGTTTTACGTCTCTGAACTGGTGCGTACTTTTGGCTGGATGATCCTGCTGCGGGAAACAGGCCTTGTCTCGAACCTGCTACAATGGGTGGGGCTGGCGGATCGCCCAGTTGAGATGCTCTATACCGACGCCACGATGATGGTGGGGCTGGTCTATACCTCGATGCTCTTCATGGTGGTCCCGCTTGTCACCACGTTGGAAAGCCTCGACGACAGTGTGATTGAGGCGGGCTATGATCTGGGCGGAAGCGGGCTTTCGGTCTTGCGAGAGATCATCATCCCCCACGCCATGCCCGGCATCGTCTCGGGCTGTATCGTGGTCTTTATGCTGAGCTTGGGCAACTACCTGACGCCGACGATGCTCGGGGGCAAGGACAGCCTGTGGTTCACCGAAATGATCTATAACCAGTTCATCGTACGCTCCAATTGGGAGCTTGGCGCCGCCTTTGGCTTTATGCTTCTGTTGCTGTCTTCGGTGATCGTCTGGGGGATGCTCTGGCTCACGGGCCGGACCCTCAAGGAAACGATGGGGTGA